Below is a genomic region from Miscanthus floridulus cultivar M001 chromosome 1, ASM1932011v1, whole genome shotgun sequence.
CCCGAGTATGTGGAAGCAATGGGGATTAGTACTCTTGACTTGTAAGGCTTGAGAAAGTGTGCATTGTGCTTGTGATGCTTCATATGTATGTGAAGATCTCTGAATTCTGGGTACAGAATTTGTTCTCTTGTCTGTATATCATCAGGCATCTGTTTGCTGCTCTGTTCTGCTTCTTACAACGTTGCACGATGTTAATTCTACTGTGCTAAGGATCTCTTATGTAAAAACTCGATGCCTTCGATGCAACTGTAAAGATTTTGCAGAATGTGTTCTTCTAAAGTGAAGATATATCGGTTTCCATGTGTGTTGTTTGGATGATTGCCCAGTTTGAAATGGTTATGTACCATGCCACTTTCCTGTTGAGcccaaattcttgatcatttcCACATAAGAAACCTCGAAACTGATGACCTATTTGAGTCCAAGTGATATATCACAGTAAAAAAAAACACCTGGAAAATTTAAAATGTTTTTTCTACCTTCTTTTGGTGAAAATCTTGAAAGGAAAAAAAATCCCACTTATGAACAAAAGAGCTGTATTTATTTAGAAGAAAAAATCAATTGTAATTTAACTGATACACTGGTGTGACCCACCAAACAACACAAGATGAAGCAACAAATTGCTTCAGGCAAGCAGCAGCATCCAAGTACGTAGATGACACATTTGCCCCGTAGCAACTTGCATTGGCTCATCTGGATGCAGACCTATGAACAACCCTTTCATTCTTCAGGGCTCTGAAAGTGAAGACTCACTATTTAAGCCGGAATCAGTTAGCTCATCATCCTCTGGAACTCGTGGAAATCGAGGCCACCGTCGCCGTCGACGTCGTAGGCCCGAATCATGGCTTCGCAGTCGGCGACAGAACGCTTGTCTCCGAGCTGAGCGAGCACCCTCTGCAGGCCCCTGGCCGTGATCCTGCCCGCGGACTCCACGGCGTTGAACACCTCGAACGCCCTCCGCAGGTCCTCCTCCTGGCCGCCCTCCCTCTCCATCAGCGCCACGAACCCGGCGAAGTCCAGCATGTAGCCACCGTCGCCGTACGACGACGGCATGTCGTCGCCCATGGACACGAAGAAGGCGCGCAGCTCGGCGCCGGAGATCTTGCCGTCATTGTCCCGGTCGAAGTGCTGGAAGATCCGCTGCAGCTCGCTGTGCCTGCTGCTGGAGCTGGAGCTAGACCCGGACCTGGACCCCCTGccgaacgacgacgacgacagcctCGTGACAGCCGCGCCCCTCGGGCTGGCCACGTCCGACTGCCCGCACATGAACGGCAACCTGAAGCTCCGTTTGCTCGACGTGCGCTTCGCCATTTCTGTGTTCGCTTAGCTTGTGTCACTTCGCTTGTGCGCTGCAGTTTGCAGGTAGTATACAAGAACCAAGTGCCGGGAGCTCCTTTTATAGCCGCGCAGCTCAGCTGGTGGTTGCTGCGATCCGAAGAAGCAGCCGCCGCCCATGCCATGCATCTTTGTGTGGGGTTTGACCGGTCGTGATGAGAAGTTAGTTGAGCCTGCGTCGCAACTACCTCCCTCATCAGATACTGTCAGTTTGGCATTATCTAACTCCCATCAGACAACGTGATCATGTGCTCACgatccccgcgccgccgcccaccGAACAACGATATCTCGGAATCCGTGATTTAGTTATGGGCTTCGAGATACAGTGGTTCAAAATTGAATTTGCGGTTTGGGGCGCCTTGTGACATGACAAATTGACAAGTCATGGATCGGACTTTTACTTCACTGACTGAAAAAATCACTGTTTGAAGGCATTCAGATTTCAGAAGCTGTTGACAGGACAAGTGATGCAGAGAGACAGTCGTCTTTGAAGAATGCAGCCCTCTCATAACGATTTCATCAGAGACAGGGAATAAAGGGATCTGAAACTATCTAGTAGCAATGAGAGTTTTTTAGATGAGTAGCAATGAGAGTATCAGTTGAGAACTTGAGATCAGTGAGATCAGTGAGCACTAATGATTGTATCCTTCGAATGCCAAGTTCAGATTTGCAGTGGAGATTGAGATTTCAAGAGAGACCTGATCACGTCTGAGGGAGCAAACGAAATCTGCAATTTCGATACCGCTCGAGAACAAGTACAAGATTTTCAAATGCAGAGCTTCCATGTGACTCTCATGGAGGTTACCAACAACTCGAACATAGGGATTGCCTATGGCACATGTTTTCGTGGCATCACCACATGGAAGTAGACGCTACTGGCTGTTTACTTACTGATAAATCACCCACCTGAAACTCATAATTGGGTTCGGGCATCTAAGATGACCGGCAGCAGCGTCTTTCCTGACACTgtttgttcatattttttttgaacTGTACATCCTTGTATTTGACCAGAATGAAGAAAACATTGGATGCTACCCCCTACGATGGACCGATGGACTGACAAACAGTTGACACCCCAAGTTCAGCACACCGACCACAACAATACGGGCGTGAATGAATGGTATGGAATCTGCATCCTTTGCAAATTGCAGTGGAGGAATTCGCCCATGCACAGATCTCAAGAACAATATATGATTAAGTATCTGATGAGGTTTTGGGTGAAGCCGTATGATTTCCTTGAAACACGCTCCCCAAAAATTTCAGTAACAGAACCAAAGGTTACAGTTTTATTTTGATCTAAAGTATGGTAAATTGGTAACATAACAAGCTACCAGTTTAGTTTCTAGCAATCTTCTCATTCAAAGATGTACAGAGAGTTCAATTGAAGCGTGATCTACATTCTACTGAAAGACTCTAAGAGTTTTTCTATTCTTGAAGGCCATGTTTTGCGAATTCGAACTTCTGTTCTCTCCTGAACAGAGCTACTGCATCATCAGCAATCCCAAACAAAAACACAAAAAATGTTTCATGTGGCAGTCGATTTGGTATCTAGTACATTCTCATCGGCACTGATCAGCTCTGGTACTTTATCAAGTAGCCGGTTCATCTCTTCAGAAAATTCAAGTTTGGCTCGATTTGTCTTCCCTCCAACGACAACTGTACTTCCATCTTGCAATGCCCATATCTAGTGCAGCAGGAACCAAACCATAAATGTGTATCGGCAAGCCAATTGCAATTCTGTCGTCAATAAGAACCATGAAAAACAATCACACATACCTGAGAATGTGAAAGATAGCTAATGCAGGTCGTTAACATAAGCGCACCAAAACCAGCGTAAACAATAGGAACTCCTGGGTCAGTCTGATGGAAAGGGGAAAAAATAAGACACTTGTATTAAAGGAAAAGCACAAATGtcttcaaaaataaaaataaaaaagaatgaaTCAATAGGATACCTTAAGATCCAGTCCAGTACTGCCAATAGCATCTTCAATGAGTATTTCATTGCCATTGATCTCAATAGGCAGTTTCGAGCTTGGCCGACGGACCCCTACAAACTTACCCTCTTGATCATACAACACGATAGACTGCAAATCTCGAGCAAGCATTGATCTACAAGTCACCAAGTAGGCAAACAACATATCATTACTCATATTTAGTTAACTTTTTTAAATCAAAATGAGATGAAAAATTACTAAACATACATTCCTTTGACATTCGGATTCGACGAGTCCACATCTTCAAGTGGCAAGAATGTCCCAAAGAGTTTCTTATCCCCATTCAATTTCAAGGGGGCCATTGCCAAATTGAAAGGGCCTTCACCATTTTTCTTCACTTGCAATGCTGAAAATCCCCAATCTGTCTGGTAGATGGTGATCCCTCCATATCTCAGGGGATCGTTTACTTTGATAGTCTTTCTCATCACTTCTTTACCCTCAAGGTTGAATAGAGAGAGATCACTGTAAAATTGTGAGACCTGGCAATCCAACAATATTAGTTGCCAATCAGGGTTCCCCCCCGTCAAGTTGCCAATCAGTCTAGAGTATATAACTGCACAAAAAGGTTAGAAAACACTGAGCAAGGAGATCACCTCTCCACTGTCATAGTACTCCATGTAGAACCGGTTGACATGGACTTCAGTATTGAAAACATCCGGTGCAACAGAGAGGACCCCTCTAGGTTTCATCACATCTCCAATAACAAAGTTCAGCCCTTGAGGCACATCCACGGAGCCTTTGAAGCTTCCTGTCGCACTTAGCGTGGCGCCAGCCATGATGAAGAGCATCGCCAAGTGCACGCCGATAGGCGCATACCGACCAGCCAGCCCTTTGAAAGCATACAAAGATGGCCCCTTGGTGAATACCTGCAGCAACAGATCATACAAGCATAATGCAACTGCCCAGTGGTTGGAGCTGGATAGAGATCATTGTGGGTGTCAATCACCTCATATCCAGCACCCATCAAGATGACTCCCAAATCCTGAATGGATGCTCGAGGAAGAGAGTCTGCAAATTCCTGCTTCCGTATTCTTTCTCCGGAATGTGTGAACGACCATCTGCAATGACACACCGGCACTTGATGTCTCACTCTCACCCCATGGTTCACTGATCGGCCTACCAAGAAGTGGCATATACTGATATACAAGAGAGTGGCCGTACCTTCTTGCGACCTTGACCATGGGGAGCTGGGTCGTGTAGGTGCACGCCATGAGGGACGTCGCGAGGAGCGCGAGGAGGCCGAGGAAGACCGGCGAGGAGAACATGTGGTCGAACCCGGGGGTGAGGATCCACCTCCACGTGATGAAGCCGAAGACAGGGTTGTCCTCGGGGAACTTCTCGAAGTAGTAGCTCGGCGCCTCTCCCTGGTCAATGACCGTTCCTGCGGTTGCCCGATTCGCAATGCCAGCACAGGAAAATGAGCAGGAAGGAATTCATGAAGCGTCAACAAAGGATCAAATTTTAGTCACAATCGGCAGTCGGTACCTAGAGCCATGAGGGCGGCAATGGCGAACATCTCGGAGATGGCGAGCGGGAGGTTGGACAGCACCGCGAGCGTCCTCTTGGTCGCCCTCCTCACCAACGCCAGCGCCGCGTTGCCGCTGCCCACCTTGGTCGTCGGCTTCTCACCCCCCGCCTTCTCCACGGCGGCCCCGCCTTCCTGCGACACCGGAGGGGCGGCGTCGAAGAAAACGATCTGCTTCTTGGCCTTGCTGGCACCGGCGGGGATGGCCTCGCGCCTCCCGCCGCCACTCCTGCCGCTGCCCCGCGGCGCGTCGCAGGAGACATGGAACCGGCGGCCGGGGCGGTGCGGGGCCGGGGCCGAGAGTCGGCGGAAGGAGGAGGGTTTGGAGGGGTTCAGGAGGAGGTAGGACGTCAGGGACGGCATCGTCGTGGGCGTGGCGGGAAGGAGACCGGGCGCGCGAGCGGTGAGGGAGTAATGCGGCGTCGCGCGCTGGCTTCGTCATCCCTCTCTCCTGTGGAAAAAGAGAAGAGAGGAGCGTGATGTGGATAAGGCGCGTCGTGTCGCGCGCGTTGCACACAAGTGAAGTGGGGAGCGCGAGACGGGATTTTTCCCGGTcgactgggctgggctgggctgggcatCGTTTACTTCTTTCCAGTAGAGTGTTACAGTACGCAAGATAGCAGGAAGCCCAGAAGGCATGAAAGGCAAGCGGGCCAGGAAACCCGATCCAAAGTTCACCGGCCCAAACTGGAAGAAGTAAACGAAGCCCAACCAGCTGCGTCTGGGAAGCGTGCTGTTGGAAACAGCTGATTCTGTTTTAGAGAGAGAGGTAGCAAAATAGAACTCGTCTTCGTACGCGCCGGCTTTGATGGTGACGAGCTGCGGCTCGAGTTCACCGACGGTGTCCGATTCCATGTAATtgttactttttggttatctaaTCCATGAACTAGTATTGCCAGTTGCCATGATCTATTTTTACTCATCGATGTAGAATAAGATTGCAGGACAGCTTTTATTGATCATTTACAGTATACATATATAGGATTACATCCGGGGCCTTTGGCCGTGCTGTACACTGAGGATGGGCGAGCGCGCCTAGCGGATATGCAGGCAGCGCGAGGACCGGGCACGCGAGAGCGTGGTGAGCGAGTCACTGGCGCGGCGAGCGCGCATGCAAGGGCGCGGCGTGCGCGTGAAGTGTGCACGAGCTGTTGAGGTTGTTGCAAATCCGATATGCCAGGGTGCCTCAGCCGTTATGGAGTTGCTTCTGCTAACACTCCCCGCAGTCTGGACGTCGCCGGCGGTGACGGAGAGGCTGTCCTGGAAGTCGAGGAATAACGCTGATGGTAGTCCCTTCGTGAACATGTCAGCGAGTTGACGCGCACTAGGAACGTGCGTGACACGAAGTTCTCCAATGGCGACCTTCTCTCGGACGAAGTGGATGTTGAGCTCTATGTGTTTGGTTCGCCGATGATGGACGGGGTTCCGAGACATGTACACCGGAGAGATGTTGTCGCAGAAGGCCAATGTCGCGGAGGGAACCTTGACGAGGAGCTCGCCGAGAAGATGGCGTAGCCATGAGCACTCGGAGACGGCGTTGGCGATGGCGCGGTACTCAGCTTCGGCACTCGAACGCGACAAGGTGTTTTGTCGCTTTGAGGACCACGAGATGAGCGAGGTGCCGAAGAAGACGCAAAACCCGGACGTAGAACGGCGCGTGTCTGGGCAGCCGGCCCAATCCGCGTCGGAGTAGGTGGTGATCGTCAGTGTCGGTGCGGTGCGCAACTGGATGCCGAGAGCCATCGTGCCCTTGATGTAGCGGAGAATGCGTTTCAGCATCGTTTGGTGAATGTCGCGCGGCGCATGCATGTGCAAACATACTTGTTGCACGGCGTAGGCGATGTCCGGTCGCGTGATCGTCAGGTACTGCAACGCGCCAGCGACGCTGCGGTAGGCCGTGGCATCGGCGATCAGCTTGCCGTCGGCCGACGAGGCTTTGGACTTGGTGTCTGCAGGTGTGGCGACTGGTTTACAGTTCGCCATTCCCGCTCGCTCCAGCAGCTCCTCAGCGTATGAAGCTTGCGAGAGGAAGAAGCCTGTCGTGGTTCGCCTGATGTTGATGCCCAGAAAATGCCATACCGGCCCCATGTCCTTCACTGCAAAGACGTCATGTAGCCTGGCGATGATGTGGTGGAGGAGTGCTGTCGTCGACGCCGAGAGTATCAT
It encodes:
- the LOC136477032 gene encoding probable calcium-binding protein CML41, whose product is MAKRTSSKRSFRLPFMCGQSDVASPRGAAVTRLSSSSFGRGSRSGSSSSSSSRHSELQRIFQHFDRDNDGKISGAELRAFFVSMGDDMPSSYGDGGYMLDFAGFVALMEREGGQEEDLRRAFEVFNAVESAGRITARGLQRVLAQLGDKRSVADCEAMIRAYDVDGDGGLDFHEFQRMMS
- the LOC136453751 gene encoding uncharacterized mitochondrial protein AtMg00810-like, which encodes MILSASTTALLHHIIARLHDVFAVKDMGPVWHFLGINIRRTTTGFFLSQASYAEELLERAGMANCKPVATPADTKSKASSADGKLIADATAYRSVAGALQYLTITRPDIAYAVQQVCLHMHAPRDIHQTMLKRILRYIKGTMALGIQLRTAPTLTITTYSDADWAGCPDTRRSTSGFCVFFGTSLISWSSKRQNTLSRSSAEAEYRAIANAVSECSWLRHLLGELLVKVPSATLAFCDNISPVYMSRNPVHHRRTKHIELNIHFVREKVAIGELRVTHVPSARQLADMFTKGLPSALFLDFQDSLSVTAGDVQTAGSVSRSNSITAEAPWHIGFATTSTARAHFTRTPRPCMRARRASDSLTTLSRARSSRCLHIR
- the LOC136477040 gene encoding cytochrome c biogenesis protein CCS1, chloroplastic-like, yielding MPSLTSYLLLNPSKPSSFRRLSAPAPHRPGRRFHVSCDAPRGSGRSGGGRREAIPAGASKAKKQIVFFDAAPPVSQEGGAAVEKAGGEKPTTKVGSGNAALALVRRATKRTLAVLSNLPLAISEMFAIAALMALGTVIDQGEAPSYYFEKFPEDNPVFGFITWRWILTPGFDHMFSSPVFLGLLALLATSLMACTYTTQLPMVKVARRWSFTHSGERIRKQEFADSLPRASIQDLGVILMGAGYEVFTKGPSLYAFKGLAGRYAPIGVHLAMLFIMAGATLSATGSFKGSVDVPQGLNFVIGDVMKPRGVLSVAPDVFNTEVHVNRFYMEYYDSGEVSQFYSDLSLFNLEGKEVMRKTIKVNDPLRYGGITIYQTDWGFSALQVKKNGEGPFNLAMAPLKLNGDKKLFGTFLPLEDVDSSNPNVKGISMLARDLQSIVLYDQEGKFVGVRRPSSKLPIEINGNEILIEDAIGSTGLDLKTDPGVPIVYAGFGALMLTTCISYLSHSQIWALQDGSTVVVGGKTNRAKLEFSEEMNRLLDKVPELISADENVLDTKSTAT